One Jeotgalibaca porci genomic region harbors:
- a CDS encoding ABC transporter permease, whose translation MLPEEEKKQASAEDVNAHLDTLVESAEEQGAVVGFAVIAREFKKDKLAMFSLGLLITLLLVIFIGSFAFFDQDQVMRVHILNRYEAPGVEYLLGADEGGRDVFGQLFIGARNSIIIGFSVTIITGVIGIGLGIISGYYGGIIDNILMRIVDFIMVLPTNMIIIVFVSMVSEYNIVTFVLIMSAFSWVGKARIFRSRTLSESERDYVNASKTLGTSDFKIMFREVMPNLSSLIIVNSTLNFAGNIGIETGLSFLGFGLPPSVPSLGTLIGFATSPDVIENKTWVWLPASMLILVLMLSINYVGQALQRAADSKQRLG comes from the coding sequence ATGCTACCTGAAGAAGAAAAAAAACAAGCAAGTGCCGAAGATGTAAATGCGCACTTGGATACATTAGTTGAATCTGCTGAAGAGCAAGGTGCTGTCGTTGGTTTTGCAGTTATCGCTCGTGAGTTTAAAAAAGACAAATTAGCCATGTTCTCCTTAGGCTTATTAATTACTTTGCTGTTAGTTATTTTTATTGGATCATTTGCTTTCTTTGATCAAGATCAAGTGATGCGTGTTCATATCTTGAACCGCTACGAAGCACCGGGGGTTGAATATCTCCTTGGAGCTGACGAAGGTGGTCGTGATGTATTTGGACAGTTGTTTATTGGTGCCCGTAACTCAATTATCATCGGTTTCAGTGTAACGATTATCACTGGTGTCATTGGAATTGGACTAGGAATTATTTCTGGTTACTACGGTGGAATTATCGATAACATTTTGATGCGTATCGTAGACTTTATTATGGTTTTACCTACTAATATGATTATTATTGTTTTTGTATCAATGGTAAGTGAATATAACATTGTGACGTTTGTATTAATCATGAGTGCGTTCAGTTGGGTTGGTAAGGCGCGGATTTTCCGAAGCCGTACGCTATCCGAATCAGAACGAGATTATGTAAATGCATCGAAAACATTGGGTACCAGTGATTTCAAAATAATGTTCCGTGAAGTAATGCCAAACTTGAGTTCATTGATTATCGTTAACTCGACATTGAACTTTGCAGGGAATATCGGTATCGAAACAGGTCTAAGTTTCTTAGGCTTCGGATTACCGCCATCTGTTCCAAGTTTAGGTACACTTATTGGGTTTGCGACATCCCCAGATGTCATCGAGAATAAAACATGGGTTTGGCTGCCAGCATCAATGCTAATTTTAGTGTTAATGTTGAGCATAAACTATGTCGGCCAAGCGTTGCAGCGTGCGGCAGACTCTAAACAAAGATTAGGTTAG
- the opp4B gene encoding oligopeptide ABC transporter permease codes for MWKTILRRILVMIPQIFILSLLVFLMAQIMPGDPFTGLITPDMDPATIEKLREAAGLNNPWYVQYWDWITNAIQGDFGKSYTYKIPVAELIGQRVGNTIWLSIVSLIFTYLIALPLGMYAGRRNGSWGDKAISFYNYVSFAIPTFVFALLLIWIFGFTLGWFPTRGTVGSGLEKGTLEYIWSRFYHLILPALSYALLATTSTIQYLRTGVIDAKQEDYVKTARAKGVPEKVVYNKHIFRNSILPIASFLGYDITGLIGGSIFIERIFSFPGMGRLFIDSLGARDYSVITALILLFGLTALFGTLLSDIIMSIVDPRIRIE; via the coding sequence ATGTGGAAAACGATATTAAGACGTATTTTAGTTATGATTCCGCAAATTTTTATTTTGAGCTTGCTTGTATTCTTGATGGCACAAATCATGCCGGGAGATCCGTTTACGGGTCTGATTACACCAGACATGGATCCTGCTACAATCGAAAAACTACGTGAAGCAGCCGGATTAAACAATCCGTGGTATGTGCAATATTGGGATTGGATTACGAATGCTATCCAAGGAGACTTTGGAAAGAGCTACACGTACAAAATTCCAGTTGCCGAATTAATTGGCCAACGTGTTGGTAATACAATTTGGTTATCTATCGTATCTTTAATCTTTACATATTTAATCGCACTGCCTTTAGGTATGTATGCAGGCCGTCGTAACGGTTCATGGGGAGACAAAGCAATCAGTTTCTATAACTATGTGAGTTTTGCTATTCCTACTTTCGTTTTTGCACTTTTATTAATCTGGATCTTCGGTTTCACTTTGGGCTGGTTCCCAACAAGAGGAACTGTTGGATCAGGACTTGAAAAAGGTACGTTGGAATACATCTGGAGTCGTTTCTACCACTTGATTCTTCCGGCACTTTCATATGCATTATTAGCAACAACGAGTACGATTCAATATCTGCGTACCGGAGTTATTGATGCGAAGCAAGAAGATTATGTAAAAACTGCCCGTGCAAAAGGTGTTCCAGAAAAAGTTGTTTATAACAAACATATTTTCCGTAACTCTATTTTACCAATCGCTTCATTTTTAGGTTATGACATCACTGGTTTAATTGGTGGATCTATCTTTATCGAACGGATTTTCTCATTCCCTGGGATGGGTCGTCTATTTATCGATTCACTTGGAGCCAGAGACTACAGTGTCATCACCGCTTTAATTCTACTATTTGGATTAACTGCGTTATTCGGTACGTTACTATCTGATATCATCATGAGTATCGTCGATCCGCGTATCCGTATTGAGTAG
- a CDS encoding ATP-binding cassette domain-containing protein, which produces MQIKDLKVHYPIRSGFWNRVTDHVNAVDGVSMEIEEGKTYGLVGESGSGKSTIGKAIIGLERITSGQVIYEGEDVTNKARKRTSPYNRNVQMIFQDSISSLNPRKRVLDIISEPLDNFERFSPAETKRRVIELLDIVGLPEDALYKYSHEFSGGQRQRIGVARAVATNPKLIIADEPTSALDLSVQAQVLNFMKRIQEEYNVSYLFISHDLGVVKHMCEDLAIMYRGRFVEFGNKQDIYSNPQHIYTKRLLSAIPVMDPVNRAHHRAARIAVEQEYTQNQEKYYDENGRVYDLTSLSDTHKVAIRPSDIKGGA; this is translated from the coding sequence ATGCAAATTAAAGATTTAAAAGTACATTATCCGATCAGAAGTGGTTTCTGGAACCGCGTTACAGACCATGTTAACGCTGTTGACGGTGTAAGTATGGAAATCGAAGAAGGAAAAACTTACGGTTTGGTTGGTGAGTCCGGTTCTGGTAAATCTACAATCGGTAAAGCAATCATTGGCTTGGAAAGAATTACAAGTGGACAAGTTATTTATGAAGGCGAAGACGTGACAAACAAAGCGCGTAAACGGACGTCTCCATATAACAGAAACGTTCAAATGATTTTCCAAGACTCCATCTCAAGTTTGAACCCGAGAAAACGTGTTCTGGATATCATCTCAGAGCCGCTTGATAACTTTGAGCGCTTCTCACCGGCTGAAACGAAACGTCGCGTTATTGAATTATTGGATATTGTTGGGTTACCAGAAGATGCTTTATATAAATACTCACATGAGTTCTCTGGTGGACAAAGACAACGTATTGGGGTTGCCCGTGCTGTTGCCACAAATCCAAAATTAATCATCGCTGACGAACCAACCTCTGCACTTGACTTATCTGTACAAGCGCAAGTTTTAAACTTTATGAAACGTATTCAAGAAGAATACAATGTGTCTTACTTATTTATTTCCCATGACTTGGGTGTTGTGAAACACATGTGTGAAGATTTAGCAATTATGTACCGTGGTCGTTTTGTTGAGTTTGGTAATAAACAAGATATTTATTCTAATCCACAGCATATTTATACAAAACGTTTGTTGTCAGCTATTCCAGTTATGGATCCTGTCAACCGTGCGCACCATAGAGCAGCACGTATTGCTGTTGAGCAAGAATATACACAAAATCAAGAGAAATATTATGACGAAAATGGTCGTGTTTACGATCTGACTTCTCTATCCGATACACATAAAGTTGCCATCCGACCAAGCGATATTAAGGGAGGTGCCTAG
- a CDS encoding ABC transporter ATP-binding protein gives MQTGKPLLEINHLHTAFRIKDDYYDAVDDVSFTLEKNEILAIVGESGSGKSTLATTIVGLHNKANTRISGEVVYQDLNLIDLNETLYNRIRGNDIGMIFQDPLGALNPLMTVSDQIEEALIHHTKMDSAARKARVLELLDQVGIPKPQRVARQYPHELSGGMRQRVVIAIALSCKPPILIADEPTTALDVTIQAQILDLMKELQDEMETGIILITHDLGVVAETADRVAVMYAGQIVEMATAEELFTNPKHPYTRSLLKSIPQSEELQGESQDLHVIQGTVPSLKNLPRVGCRFASRIPWIPAEDHEENPTLHEIAPNHFVRCTCHEHFHFEGEAE, from the coding sequence ATGCAGACAGGGAAACCACTACTGGAGATAAATCATCTCCATACAGCGTTCAGAATAAAAGACGACTATTACGATGCTGTTGACGATGTTTCTTTCACACTAGAGAAGAATGAAATATTAGCAATTGTGGGTGAATCCGGATCAGGTAAGAGTACATTAGCTACTACAATAGTAGGTTTACACAATAAGGCTAATACACGTATCTCCGGTGAAGTTGTGTACCAAGATTTAAATTTAATTGATTTAAACGAAACACTTTACAACCGTATTCGTGGTAACGACATCGGTATGATTTTCCAAGATCCACTGGGAGCATTGAACCCATTGATGACTGTGTCCGATCAAATTGAGGAAGCACTTATTCATCATACAAAAATGGATTCAGCAGCTCGCAAAGCACGTGTTCTTGAATTATTAGACCAAGTGGGAATTCCAAAACCACAACGTGTCGCAAGACAATATCCCCATGAGTTATCCGGTGGGATGCGTCAACGTGTTGTAATCGCTATTGCTTTATCATGTAAGCCACCGATTTTAATCGCTGATGAGCCTACGACAGCGCTTGACGTTACAATCCAAGCACAAATCTTAGATTTAATGAAAGAATTACAAGACGAAATGGAAACAGGAATTATCCTGATTACCCATGACCTTGGTGTTGTTGCTGAAACAGCGGACCGAGTTGCAGTTATGTATGCAGGACAAATTGTTGAAATGGCGACTGCAGAGGAATTATTCACGAATCCGAAGCATCCCTATACGCGTTCATTATTGAAGTCTATTCCGCAATCTGAAGAACTACAAGGTGAGTCACAAGACTTACACGTTATTCAAGGAACTGTTCCTTCATTGAAGAACCTACCGCGAGTAGGCTGTCGTTTTGCAAGCCGTATTCCTTGGATACCGGCTGAAGATCACGAAGAAAATCCAACATTACATGAAATTGCTCCTAATCATTTTGTGAGATGTACATGTCATGAACATTTCCATTTCGAAGGGGAGGCTGAATAA
- the acpP gene encoding acyl carrier protein, with protein sequence MSENTTLERISSMIIERFGVDAEKISRDLTFQEDLGADSLDVVELIMELEDVFSIQISDEDAEKIITVGDAVDYIDSANN encoded by the coding sequence TTGTCAGAGAATACAACACTAGAAAGAATTTCTTCAATGATTATTGAACGATTTGGTGTGGACGCGGAGAAAATCTCTCGTGACCTTACATTCCAAGAAGATTTGGGAGCCGACTCACTTGACGTTGTAGAGTTAATTATGGAATTAGAAGACGTATTTTCAATCCAAATTTCCGATGAAGACGCAGAAAAGATTATTACAGTCGGAGATGCAGTTGATTACATCGATTCAGCAAATAACTAA
- the plsX gene encoding phosphate acyltransferase PlsX, with protein sequence MKIAVDAMGGDHAPQAIVEGILLAAKEYSDVEFILYGDGEQIKPILGESYNTDKIKIVHTNEKINSDDEPVRAIRSKRDASMVLAARAVKEGEADALFSAGNTGALLAAGLLIIGRIKGIDRPGLMPILPVIGKDDQFVFMDVGANSDSKPENLLQFGILGSYYAQFVLGKEKPKVALLNNGAEASKGSDLSKKTYELLEAEESLHFIGNIEARELLSGDADVIVTDGFTGNAVLKTIEGTAFGLMKLMKSSIMSGGVKSKLGGLLIKDALGSVKDTMDYSKHGGAVLFGLRAPVVKTHGSADKVAVYYTIKQIRKIISSHVIPDLVTHFETHPKESNLK encoded by the coding sequence ATGAAAATAGCAGTCGATGCCATGGGCGGAGATCACGCACCACAAGCAATCGTAGAAGGTATTCTTCTCGCTGCCAAAGAGTATTCAGATGTAGAATTTATTCTGTATGGCGATGGTGAACAGATTAAACCTATTTTGGGAGAGTCATATAATACCGATAAAATTAAAATTGTTCATACAAACGAAAAAATTAACAGTGACGACGAACCTGTCCGTGCTATCCGTTCGAAAAGGGATGCCTCAATGGTCTTAGCTGCGCGTGCCGTTAAAGAAGGAGAAGCAGACGCACTTTTCTCAGCTGGGAATACAGGCGCATTGCTAGCTGCAGGCTTATTAATTATCGGACGTATTAAAGGAATTGATCGACCAGGCTTAATGCCAATCTTACCTGTTATTGGTAAGGATGATCAATTCGTTTTTATGGATGTCGGTGCCAACTCGGACTCTAAACCGGAAAATCTCTTGCAATTTGGTATCTTGGGTTCTTATTACGCACAATTTGTATTAGGAAAAGAGAAACCAAAAGTTGCTTTGTTGAATAATGGTGCGGAAGCAAGTAAGGGAAGCGACCTATCTAAAAAGACTTACGAACTACTAGAAGCAGAAGAATCCTTGCACTTTATCGGAAATATCGAAGCGCGTGAGTTATTATCCGGGGACGCTGATGTTATCGTAACAGATGGCTTTACCGGAAATGCCGTGCTTAAGACAATCGAAGGAACGGCATTTGGCTTGATGAAGCTCATGAAGAGCAGCATTATGTCAGGGGGCGTGAAATCGAAGTTGGGCGGCTTACTAATTAAGGATGCATTGGGTAGTGTGAAAGACACGATGGACTATTCGAAACATGGTGGTGCAGTTTTATTTGGATTACGCGCCCCGGTCGTGAAGACACACGGTTCAGCAGATAAGGTTGCAGTCTACTATACGATTAAGCAAATCAGAAAAATCATCTCATCGCACGTTATTCCTGATTTAGTTACACATTTCGAAACGCACCCGAAAGAGAGCAATTTGAAATAG
- the recG gene encoding ATP-dependent DNA helicase RecG: protein MRSIQDSVEVLSGVGAKRLEALHSLGIYSIYDLITHFPFRYEDIQVRSLDEIEDQEKVTLKGRVVTQPVVQHYGYRKSRLSFKLALDSAVIGVTFFNQPYLKDKIYLEEEIAIFGKWDGMRQSLGGFKILGSNGDQDSQDFESVYHVNKSIKQKTLLTLIQSALEDYYAMIPEVVPESLRQQYRLMSHKDAIKAMHFPQTQEEFQQATRQIVYQEFLIYQLKLQLIRFKRKASHQGQPIIYDVEKLKQFIQVLPFELTDGQKKVVNEICRDLRAPFEMNRLLQGDVGSGKTVVAVIALVATILGGYQGAFMVPTEILAEQHFQTIEAFFADTDYSVALLTGSTKTKARREILEQLAEGSLDLVIGTHALIQDDVVFNHLGLVITDEQHRFGVNQRQKLNEKGTNPNVLYMTATPIPRTLAITLMGEMDVSILAQMPDGRIPIRTVWSKSDQLLQALTFIEKELRKGRQAYIITPLIEKSELIDLKNAEEMHQKVVDFYKGEWEIGLLHGRQKAEEKDAIMHAFKDNRYQVLVSTTVIEVGLNVPNATVMVIQDAERFGLAQLHQLRGRVGRGSAESYCLLLANPKTEIGKERMQIMTESTDGFYLSQKDLELRGSGDVFGVKQAGMPEFKYADVIKHAEVLETANRDVILMLSDQTFFEDSDFTSLRNYLDSEGNLAKKFQ, encoded by the coding sequence ATGAGGTCAATCCAAGACTCGGTAGAGGTATTAAGTGGCGTAGGAGCTAAGCGCTTGGAAGCACTCCACTCTTTAGGTATCTATTCTATCTATGATCTAATAACACATTTTCCTTTCCGCTACGAAGATATTCAAGTTCGATCACTCGATGAAATCGAAGATCAAGAAAAAGTAACGTTAAAAGGCAGGGTGGTCACACAACCGGTTGTACAACATTATGGATACCGAAAGAGTCGCCTCTCATTTAAGTTAGCACTTGACAGTGCGGTTATCGGCGTGACATTTTTCAACCAACCCTATTTAAAAGATAAAATTTACCTTGAAGAAGAAATTGCCATCTTTGGTAAATGGGATGGGATGCGTCAAAGTTTAGGTGGATTCAAGATATTGGGATCAAATGGAGACCAGGATAGTCAAGACTTTGAATCAGTTTATCATGTTAATAAGAGCATCAAACAAAAAACGTTATTAACGCTGATTCAAAGTGCGCTTGAGGACTATTATGCAATGATTCCGGAAGTGGTCCCAGAATCGTTGCGTCAACAATACCGATTGATGTCTCACAAGGACGCCATTAAAGCGATGCACTTCCCACAGACGCAAGAAGAATTTCAGCAGGCTACCCGCCAAATTGTATACCAGGAATTCTTAATTTATCAATTAAAGCTACAACTCATTCGTTTTAAGCGGAAGGCGAGTCATCAAGGCCAACCGATTATTTACGATGTTGAAAAACTGAAACAGTTCATTCAGGTTTTGCCTTTTGAATTGACAGATGGTCAAAAGAAAGTCGTCAATGAAATTTGTCGGGACTTACGCGCGCCATTTGAGATGAACAGGCTGCTTCAAGGGGATGTTGGGAGTGGGAAGACAGTTGTTGCTGTCATCGCGCTTGTAGCAACCATTTTAGGCGGCTATCAAGGTGCCTTTATGGTTCCAACCGAAATACTTGCAGAGCAACATTTTCAAACCATTGAAGCGTTCTTCGCAGATACCGATTATTCAGTGGCTTTGTTGACCGGAAGTACGAAGACGAAGGCACGAAGAGAAATTCTCGAACAGTTGGCGGAGGGCTCTTTGGATTTAGTGATTGGAACGCATGCTTTAATTCAAGATGACGTGGTTTTTAATCATTTAGGACTGGTCATTACGGATGAGCAGCACCGTTTTGGTGTCAACCAACGCCAAAAATTGAATGAAAAAGGGACAAACCCGAATGTCTTATACATGACAGCGACGCCTATTCCACGAACCTTGGCCATTACGTTGATGGGTGAGATGGACGTTTCTATTTTGGCGCAAATGCCGGACGGCCGTATTCCGATACGAACAGTTTGGAGTAAGTCCGATCAATTGCTGCAAGCCTTAACCTTTATCGAGAAAGAACTGAGAAAAGGGCGTCAAGCTTATATCATTACACCTTTAATAGAGAAATCAGAACTGATTGACCTAAAAAATGCTGAAGAAATGCATCAGAAGGTGGTCGACTTTTATAAAGGTGAGTGGGAAATCGGTCTTCTTCATGGGAGACAGAAAGCTGAAGAGAAGGATGCTATTATGCATGCCTTCAAAGATAACCGCTATCAGGTACTCGTCTCGACAACCGTTATTGAGGTTGGATTAAACGTCCCGAATGCTACCGTAATGGTTATACAAGATGCTGAAAGATTCGGATTGGCACAACTGCATCAGTTGCGCGGACGGGTTGGACGTGGGAGTGCAGAATCGTATTGTCTATTATTGGCGAATCCTAAAACGGAAATCGGTAAAGAACGGATGCAGATTATGACAGAGTCGACAGATGGCTTCTATTTGAGTCAGAAAGATTTGGAATTAAGAGGTTCAGGTGATGTCTTCGGTGTCAAACAAGCGGGTATGCCGGAGTTTAAATATGCAGATGTCATCAAACATGCGGAAGTGTTAGAAACGGCTAACCGTGACGTTATCCTCATGCTGAGCGATCAGACCTTTTTCGAGGATTCAGACTTTACTTCTTTAAGGAACTACTTAGATTCAGAAGGAAATCTTGCAAAAAAATTTCAATAA
- a CDS encoding DAK2 domain-containing protein, with product MNKLELTASDFKAMVEVAQERLHENAEYVNSLNVFPVPDGDTGTNMNLSFTSGADRVSLSESDRVDEMSKDLAKGLLMGARGNSGVILSQLFRGFSKAMEGKETVNASEFAHAFSQGVETAYKAVMKPVEGTILTVARESAHAAIEKAKQTDDIIEIMEHVVESAKVSLANTPNLLAVLKEVGVVDSGGQGLLFIYQGFLESLTGKKVSVKTKMAQADVTEIAHHENFEHIGHAVSTEDIEFGYCTEIMVQLGAGETVTEEFDYDTFRNHLNTVGDSLLVVADDEIVKVHVHTEYPGEVMNYGQKFGSLVKIKVDNMRLQHDEVLLKGKATKETEPMKPYAVIAVAAGEGIYKLFNSLGVSTLIKGGQTMNPSTEDILKAIEEANAEKTIILPNNKNIFMAADQAAEVSDRDVVVVPTRTISQGLTAMLAFNDQVDLASNKESMTAELAYVKSGQITNAIRDTEIDGVEIKTDDFMGIVDGKIVLSQPGRKEAVLATLRKMIDEDSEIITLIYGEGTDLAECEEISATISEEYSDIEVEIQEGNQPVYSYLMSVE from the coding sequence GTGAATAAATTAGAACTGACTGCAAGTGATTTTAAAGCAATGGTGGAAGTCGCACAAGAACGTCTACATGAGAATGCAGAATACGTAAACTCATTAAACGTTTTCCCGGTTCCAGATGGTGATACAGGAACAAACATGAATTTGTCCTTTACTTCAGGAGCAGACCGCGTATCATTGTCAGAATCCGATCGCGTCGACGAAATGAGTAAAGATTTAGCTAAAGGCCTTTTAATGGGAGCAAGAGGTAACTCTGGAGTTATTCTATCCCAACTTTTCCGTGGTTTTTCTAAAGCAATGGAAGGGAAAGAAACAGTAAATGCCAGTGAATTTGCGCACGCTTTTTCACAAGGTGTTGAAACAGCATATAAAGCAGTTATGAAGCCTGTTGAAGGGACTATCTTGACTGTTGCAAGAGAATCAGCACATGCTGCAATTGAAAAAGCAAAACAAACGGATGACATTATTGAAATCATGGAACACGTAGTCGAATCAGCGAAAGTCAGTCTTGCTAATACTCCAAATCTTTTGGCAGTATTAAAAGAAGTTGGCGTAGTAGATAGTGGTGGCCAAGGGTTGTTGTTCATTTACCAAGGATTCTTAGAATCATTAACAGGTAAAAAAGTGTCTGTTAAGACAAAAATGGCACAAGCGGACGTTACTGAAATCGCACATCACGAAAACTTCGAACATATCGGCCATGCGGTTTCAACTGAAGACATCGAATTTGGATACTGTACAGAGATTATGGTTCAACTAGGTGCTGGTGAAACAGTTACTGAAGAATTTGATTATGATACATTCCGTAATCACTTGAATACGGTTGGCGATTCTTTGTTGGTAGTGGCGGATGACGAAATCGTTAAAGTCCATGTCCATACGGAATATCCAGGCGAAGTTATGAACTATGGTCAAAAATTCGGTTCGCTCGTTAAAATTAAAGTTGACAACATGCGTCTGCAACATGACGAGGTTCTCTTAAAAGGTAAAGCTACTAAAGAAACAGAGCCTATGAAACCTTATGCAGTTATCGCAGTTGCAGCCGGAGAAGGTATTTACAAGTTATTCAACAGCTTGGGCGTTTCCACTCTTATTAAAGGTGGCCAAACAATGAACCCGAGTACAGAAGATATCTTGAAAGCCATCGAAGAAGCGAATGCTGAGAAAACAATCATCCTGCCGAACAACAAAAATATCTTTATGGCAGCTGATCAAGCAGCAGAAGTTTCTGATAGAGATGTTGTTGTTGTACCGACACGCACGATTTCTCAAGGGTTGACAGCAATGTTGGCATTTAATGATCAAGTTGATTTGGCATCAAACAAAGAGAGTATGACAGCTGAACTTGCGTATGTGAAGAGCGGTCAAATTACGAACGCGATTCGTGATACTGAAATTGATGGTGTTGAAATCAAAACAGATGACTTTATGGGAATTGTCGATGGTAAAATCGTTCTTTCTCAACCAGGACGTAAAGAAGCAGTACTTGCAACTTTACGTAAAATGATTGATGAAGATAGTGAAATTATTACATTGATTTACGGTGAAGGAACAGACTTGGCAGAATGTGAAGAAATTTCTGCAACGATTTCTGAAGAATATTCAGACATCGAAGTTGAAATTCAAGAAGGTAATCAACCTGTTTACAGTTATTTAATGTCTGTAGAATAA
- a CDS encoding Asp23/Gls24 family envelope stress response protein: protein MAVKIQTKLGEISLENEVIATVVGGAATDNYGVVGMASKNQIRDNINDILKKESYSKGVIVRQEDNIVAVDVYIIVLYGTKISEICRNVQIQVKYNLETMLGFSAEKVNVFVQGVRVLND from the coding sequence ATGGCAGTTAAAATCCAAACGAAATTAGGCGAAATTAGTTTAGAAAACGAAGTGATCGCAACAGTGGTTGGTGGGGCTGCGACTGACAACTATGGGGTCGTCGGAATGGCCAGCAAAAATCAGATTCGAGATAATATCAACGACATCTTGAAAAAAGAAAGTTATTCCAAAGGTGTAATTGTTCGTCAAGAAGATAACATCGTGGCAGTTGATGTATATATTATCGTGCTTTACGGAACAAAAATTTCGGAAATCTGTCGAAATGTACAAATCCAAGTCAAGTATAATTTGGAAACAATGCTAGGATTTTCAGCAGAAAAAGTGAACGTGTTCGTACAAGGGGTACGCGTTTTAAATGATTAA
- the rpmB gene encoding 50S ribosomal protein L28 yields the protein MSKECYITGRKSRSGNTRSHAMNYSKRTFKPNLQKVRIMVDGTPKKVWVSARALKSGLVERV from the coding sequence ATGTCTAAAGAGTGCTACATTACTGGACGTAAAAGCCGTTCAGGTAACACACGTTCTCACGCTATGAACTATTCAAAACGTACTTTCAAACCAAACTTGCAAAAAGTTCGCATTATGGTTGACGGAACGCCTAAGAAAGTTTGGGTTTCAGCTCGCGCATTGAAATCTGGCTTAGTAGAACGCGTATAA
- a CDS encoding thiamine diphosphokinase: MPKKAVIVAGGNKEGLKQMLAAEDRETLLIGVDGGALSLLEMGMTPDIAIGDFDSVSSGDLNRIEEKVSTVVKLPTEKDLTDTEAALEYVKEHLDVQEIEMHGLFGGRVDHMLNNLWLAFHPAYQSIIEKIVMKAEKNTVRFYKPGRHIVKKETDKKYLSFIGMTPLEKLTLMDVKYPLREETYDSPVALVSNEFLNEEMTFTFTRGLMAVVQSRD; encoded by the coding sequence ATGCCTAAAAAAGCCGTTATTGTCGCAGGTGGAAATAAAGAGGGACTCAAGCAGATGCTCGCGGCCGAAGACAGAGAAACGTTGCTAATCGGAGTGGATGGCGGTGCACTTTCTTTATTGGAAATGGGAATGACACCTGATATAGCCATAGGCGACTTTGATTCGGTCAGTTCCGGTGATTTAAATCGCATAGAAGAAAAGGTTTCGACAGTAGTGAAACTTCCAACAGAAAAAGATCTAACTGATACCGAAGCTGCTCTGGAATACGTAAAAGAGCATTTGGACGTGCAAGAGATAGAGATGCATGGACTGTTCGGTGGAAGAGTTGATCATATGCTGAATAATTTATGGCTTGCCTTTCATCCTGCTTATCAAAGTATCATCGAAAAGATTGTTATGAAAGCTGAAAAAAATACCGTTCGCTTTTATAAACCAGGTAGGCATATCGTCAAAAAAGAAACGGACAAAAAATATCTCTCATTCATCGGCATGACACCTTTAGAGAAGCTCACCTTAATGGATGTGAAATATCCTTTGAGAGAAGAAACTTACGACTCACCAGTAGCTTTAGTCAGCAATGAATTTCTAAACGAAGAAATGACGTTCACTTTTACACGTGGTCTAATGGCCGTTGTGCAGAGTAGGGACTGA